CCGACCGGACGTTGGGGAATCGCAGCTGCAGCGGATACGACCGCTCACTGAGGTCCGGCGAGAACGTAACGGCGTTGCAGGGTTTGCGGCGCGCGGCCGCGGCGAGTACGGTGCTCATGTTGAGCCTCCACAGAAGGTTCGACCACGCCGTCGGGTGGTTGCACACCGCGACGGCATTTTCGTTTCAAGCCGCACACGTCATGCGACCGACATAGGTACTATAACGCGATTGCGTTACATATCAAGCGATCGCTTGATATTCGCTAAATCGATCTTAGGATGGTCTCTATGGGTGTCGACACGAACAAGATCCGCACGCTCCGAATAGCCAAAGGTTTGACGATGGCGGCGGTCGCGCAGCTCGCTGGCATGCGTACAGCTCAGCAATGGAACGGCGTGGAGTCCGGCGAGCGCAAGAATCCTTCGATCGACACCGTGCAGCGAATGGCGAAGGCGCTCGGGGTCAAGGTAGACGCTCTGCTTAAGTGACGCCCTGGACACCGGTCTTTGACCGTCGCCGGGCTGAGGGTTAGAACGGGGTTATTCTCCAATTGGAGAACAACC
This region of Tepidisphaeraceae bacterium genomic DNA includes:
- a CDS encoding helix-turn-helix transcriptional regulator; its protein translation is MGVDTNKIRTLRIAKGLTMAAVAQLAGMRTAQQWNGVESGERKNPSIDTVQRMAKALGVKVDALLK